In a single window of the Spodoptera frugiperda isolate SF20-4 chromosome 19, AGI-APGP_CSIRO_Sfru_2.0, whole genome shotgun sequence genome:
- the LOC118281239 gene encoding microvitellogenin-like, whose product MPSATVWKFAERPNYVTHVDKAHPYSEVPYLGDYHLVQIPLGGSIPHVDYWGEGRVITDDGVRGFKNSYNVNHQYQLVSSGSDRDRKIPNRIPVKSFTDCDTSAYIKDNSVATVTVAGPNIHNSARDIARIVNADGKVIVFGVTGESPQIAELREELKKKGLFPTMNATLPTEFQGLTLYDSHVSFINVKLLIEDVYKNVVNGNFEAATEMSVAFVDSGYNELIKETVTRLIDAVPRNVMSYAYKLWHAGGESIVRNCFPTPFALIFNEDDVKIINKQYLQPLKLAASVDSYNDRLAWGDNICESDSKRLSWKILPFWENETVIFKIYSNEYNMYLKLDVNVDNIGDRKVWGSTNSNETRHQYYLEPCLRNGVIVFFIINRRYRQGFKLDVNADNIGDRLLWGHNGSVYNEYERFRWIISAF is encoded by the coding sequence ATGCCTTCAGCCACTGTCTGGAAATTCGCCGAGCGACCGAACTACGTCACTCATGTAGATAAAGCCCACCCATACTCAGAGGTGCCTTACTTAGGTGACTATCACTTGGTGCAAATACCTCTTGGAGGCTCCATACCACATGTGGACTATTGGGGCGAAGGGAGAGTCATAACTGATGACGGGGTCCGAGGATTCAAGAATAGTTACAACGTGAATCATCAATACCAACTCGTCAGCAGCGGCTCAGATCGAGACAGGAAGATACCGAACCGAATTCCTGTTAAGAGCTTCACTGACTGCGATACCAGTGCGTATATTAAAGATAATTCGGTTGCAACAGTCACTGTTGCCGGTCCTAATATACATAACAGTGCTAGAGATATCGCTCGCATCGTCAACGCTGATGGCAAGGTGATAGTCTTCGGAGTAACCGGCGAATCACCTCAAATCGCGGAGCTTAGAGAAGAATTGAAGAAAAAGGGTCTCTTTCCTACTATGAACGCAACATTACCGACTGAATTCCAAGGTTTAACACTCTATGATAGTCATGTTAGTTTCATAAACGTTAAGTTGCTCATAGAAGACGTTTATAAGAATGTCGTTAATGGCAATTTTGAGGCGGCAACGGAAATGTCTGTCGCTTTTGTTGATAGCGGTTACAACGAGCTTATTAAGGAAACTGTGACAAGACTGATAGACGCTGTACCACGTAATGTAATGTCTTACGCCTACAAATTGTGGCATGCTGGAGGCGAAAGCATCGTTCGTAATTGTTTCCCAACACCGTTTGCTCTCATATTTAATGAGGATGATGTCAAAATCATCAATAAACAGTATCTACAGCCGTTGAAGCTAGCTGCTAGCGTTGATAGTTACAATGACCGCCTTGCGTGGGGCGATAACATTTGCGAGAGTGATAGCAAACGACTGAGTTGGAAGATACTACCTTTCTGGGAGAATGAGACTGTCATATTTAAGATTTACAGCAATGAATACAATATGTACTTAAAATTGGATGTCAACGTAGATAATATTGGTGATCGCAAAGTTTGGGGATCGACTAATTCGAATGAAACGAGGCATCAGTATTACTTAGAGCCGTGTTTGAGAAATGGGGTGATCGTATTCTTTATAATCAACCGCCGATATAGGCAGGGATTCAAGTTAGATGTGAATGCAGACAATATTGGCGATAGACTGCTATGGGGGCACAATGGTAGTGTTTATAATGAATACGAACGATTCCGATGGATTATATCCGCATTCTAA
- the LOC118280984 gene encoding xaa-Pro aminopeptidase ApepP: MLLKCVLAIFTIANAVSGSSRSASHGDSKHNKLIKGNSLSVHSANSKSYGVQVSPSHNFACVFSVEEGGDQNKMSLQRLTTLRAIMSSQPRPLAAYIIPTCDAHNSEYIAPVDARREWISGFTGSAGTAVVTPSAALLWTDGRYYTQFEQEADLSLWTLMKQSLPETPTMEKWLVTNLTEGSAVGVDPHTFSREEWNPLQSALSKHNMVLLPVGSNLVDEARKQCGEHLPLRPCNDIIALPLKFTGKCAGDKISELRAKMEEKKASALVITALDEVAYTLNLRGSDIEYNPVFFSYLIITPTAVLLFTAKELTAALCLQLAEENVHLQWYPYDSVEEHLKTMAKELSETGCKHSIWLSSDSSEAIHRAASGADILATPLNIISEVSPVSLMKLTKNDVELQGFRDCHVRDGIAVVRLLKWLHEEIDSGKEVTEIQAADKLLEFRKDEEHFMGPSFSTIPGSGANGAIIHYCPSRDGAQKVIEKEDMFILDSGGQYMDGTTDITRTRHLSRAPTTEQKTAFTRVLQGQIMVGASLFPQGVKGNVLDSFARHALWEVGLDYAHGTGHGVGHFLNVHEGPCGVSWRPYPHDPGLKPGQVLSNEPGYYKVGAFGIRHEDLVETIRVTKETEHPRAAGLLGDFDGRGVLGFRTLTLVPHQRDCIDPCLMSDFQLQYLNNYHKRVFDTLGPILKERRLHDEYTWLQNECAPLIRGTN; the protein is encoded by the exons ATGTTGCTGAAGTGTGTGCTAGCTATTTTTACGATTGc TAACGCTGTGTCTGGGTCATCGCGTTCCGCCTCTCATGGAGATAGCAAACATAATAAGTTAATCAAAG GAAACTCCCTCAGTGTACACTCTGCAAACAGCAAGTCATACGGTGTACAAGTGTCTCCGAGCCATAATTTCGCCTGTGTCTTTTCTGTTGAAGAAGGAGGag ATCAGAACAAGATGTCGTTACAGCGTCTGACCACGCTCAGAGCGATCATGTCGAGTCAGCCTCGACCGCTCGCCGCCTACATCATACCTACTTGCGATGCCCATAAT TCGGAATACATAGCTCCAGTGGACGCTCGCCGGGAATGGATCTCAGGATTCACTGGCTCAGCTGGCACCGCGGTGGTGACCCCAAGCGCGGCCCTGCTGTGGACCGACGGCAGATACTACACGCAATTCGAACAGGAGGCCGACCTGTCGCTTTGGACGTTGATGAAGCAAT CGCTGCCTGAAACCCCGACTATGGAGAAATGGTTGGTGACCAATCTGACAGAGGGCTCTGCGGTCGGCGTAGATCCTCACACCTTCAGCAGAGAGGAGTGGAATCCGTTGCAG TCAGCGCTATCGAAACACAACATGGTCCTCCTACCGGTTGGATCCAATCTAGTGGACGAGGCGAGGAAGCAGTGTGGGGAACATCTACCTCTGCGGCCGTGCAACGACATTATCGCGTTACCTCTCAAGTTTACCG GTAAATGTGCCGGTGATAAGATTTCAGAGCTCCGTGCCAAAATGGAAGAGAAGAAGGCTTCAGCGCTGGTCATCACTGCTTTAGATGAAGTTGCTT ACACGCTGAACCTCCGCGGCAGCGACATAGAATACAACCCGGTGTTCTTCTCGTACCTTATAATCACGCCGACCGCCGTGCTCCTGTTTACGGCCAAGGAGTTGACGGCGGCTCTCTGTCTCCAATTGGCTGAAGAAAATGTCCATTTGCAGTGGTACCCGTATGACAGCGTCGAGGAACATTTGAAGACTATGGCT aaaGAGTTAAGTGAGACGGGATGCAAGCATTCTATCTGGCTCTCCAGTGACTCTAGCGAGGCGATACATAGAGCCGCTTCGGG T GCGGACATCTTGGCGACCCCTTTAAACATAATATCTGAAGTATCTCCCGTCAGTCTCATGAAGCTTACTAAGAACGATGTCGAACTACAA GGTTTCCGCGACTGCCACGTCCGCGACGGTATAGCGGTGGTCCGACTACTGAAGTGGCTGCACGAAGAGATCGACAGCGGCAAGGAGGTCACAGAGATACAGGCCGCGGACAAACTGCTCGAGTTCCGCAA GGACGAGGAGCACTTCATGGGCCCATCATTCTCCACCATCCCCGGGTCTGGGGCCAACGGGGCCATCATCCACTACTGCCCCTCTAGGGACGGCGCGCAGAAAGTTATCGAGAAGGAGGACATGTTCATACTCGACTCTGGTGGACAATACAT GGACGGTACGACGGACATAACCCGCACCCGCCACCTGTCCCGGGCCCCCACCACGGAGCAGAAGACGGCCTTCACCCGCGTGCTGCAGGGACAGATCATGGTCGGCGCCTCGCTGTTCCCGCAAGGGGTCAAG GGTAACGTACTAGACAGTTTCGCCCGCCACGCCCTGTGGGAGGTGGGTCTGGACTACGCGCACGGCACGGGCCACGGCGTGGGACACTTCCTCAACGTGCACGAGGGACCGTGCGGCGTCTCCTGGCGGCCCTACCCGCACGACCCGGGACTCAAACCCGGACAGGTGCTCAGCAACG AGCCTGGCTACTACAAAGTGGGTGCGTTCGGTATTCGCCACGAGGATCTGGTGGAAACCATCCGGGTCACGAAGGAGACTGAGCATCCCAGG GCTGCAGGGTTACTGGGAGACTTCGACGGTCGCGGCGTCCTCGGGTTCCGTACGCTGACTCTTGTACCGCATCAGAGGGACTGCATTGATCCCTGCTTGATGTCCGACTTCCAG TTGCAATACTTGAATAACTATCACAAGAGGGTGTTTGACACGCTGGGGCCCATTCTGAAGGAGAGGCGTCTCCACGACGAGTATACTTGGCTGCAGAACGAGTGCGCGCCTCTCATTAGAGGAACAAACT AA
- the LOC118280952 gene encoding histone chaperone asf1, producing MAKVHITNVVVLDNPSPFLNPFQFELTFECIEELKEDLEWKMIYVGSAETEEHDQVLDTIYVGPIPEGRHMFVFQAPPPDVTRIPENDALGVTVVLLTCSYRGQEFVRVGYFINNEYSESEPELRENPPPKPRFDKVVRNILASEPRVTRFKINWAEPDAAAATDSGDGNLETSHAPSNDSYGASFNADSQISGIEFQGSLSGYGDNSNSIAPMEC from the coding sequence ATGGCAAAAGTGCACATAACCAATGTTGTTGTACTCGACAATCCGAGTCCGTTTCTAAACCCTTTCCAATTTGAACTAACCTTCGAATGCATCGAAGAACTAAAAGAAGACTTAGAATGGAAGATGATATACGTTGGATCGGCGGAAACGGAGGAGCACGACCAAGTTCTAGACACGATATACGTCGGCCCGATACCTGAAGGGAGGCACATGTTTGTTTTCCAAGCGCCACCACCTGATGTGACACGGATACCTGAAAACGACGCTCTAGGCGTCACTGTAGTGCTCCTAACGTGTTCCTACAGAGGCCAAGAGTTCGTCAGAGTAggatatttcataaataacgAATACTCTGAATCGGAGCCAGAATTACGTGAGAATCCGCCACCGAAGCCCCGTTTTGACAAAGTAGTGAGAAATATTCTCGCTTCGGAGCCCCGTGTGACTAGATTTAAGATTAATTGGGCCGAACCTGACGCGGCAGCGGCTACGGACTCCGGTGACGGTAATTTGGAAACATCGCACGCTCCTAGCAATGATTCTTACGGGGCATCGTTTAATGCAGATAGTCAGATCAGTGGGATTGAGTTCCAAGGCAGTTTAAGTGGCTATGGTGATAATTCTAACTCAATTGCGCCTATGGAATGCTGA